The following coding sequences are from one uncultured Cohaesibacter sp. window:
- the ribH gene encoding 6,7-dimethyl-8-ribityllumazine synthase, which yields MTKETPNILIIEARFYEDLADELVRGAVEALEEAGATYERVSVPGVLEIPAALSMAMAAVEDGYADYDGYVVLGVVIRGETTHYDIVSNESARAIMDLAVEGCIAVGNGIQTVENDKQAWARARVEEKDKGGAAARAALSMVELREKFGIEE from the coding sequence ATGACAAAAGAAACCCCTAATATTCTAATCATCGAGGCCCGCTTTTACGAAGATCTTGCCGATGAGCTGGTCCGTGGAGCGGTAGAAGCTCTGGAAGAAGCCGGAGCGACCTATGAGCGGGTATCCGTTCCCGGTGTTCTGGAAATTCCGGCAGCCCTTTCCATGGCAATGGCTGCGGTTGAAGACGGATATGCCGATTATGATGGCTATGTAGTGCTCGGCGTTGTCATTCGTGGTGAAACAACCCATTATGACATCGTCTCCAACGAGAGTGCGCGGGCCATTATGGACCTTGCGGTTGAAGGCTGTATTGCTGTGGGCAATGGCATTCAAACCGTTGAAAACGATAAACAAGCCTGGGCACGTGCGCGTGTGGAAGAAAAAGACAAGGGCGGTGCCGCTGCCCGTGCTGCACTGTCCATGGTGGAACTACGCGAAAAATTCGGAATTGAAGAATGA
- the thiL gene encoding thiamine-phosphate kinase, which yields MDEGQKRLGESELIRKYFAPLCHPEMSYGLSDDAAFLTLPDDQQLVLTKDMLVADVHFFADDDPQQIAQKALRVNLSDLASKGAEPVGYLLGLGLPAQWNEEWLARFCSGLKLDQDCFSFPLIGGDTVKSPERLTISITAFGRVPRGTTILRKNARPHDDVYVTGTIGDGALGLLVRREPERYGALLYSGDREFLLSRFLLPQPRLQMRQLIRQFATASMDISDGLLGDARKMAAASGTSICLEDDAIPLSDAALQMLEATGLSREIALGGGDDYELLFCAAPKDHSAIMELAQELNLRLTKVGGISEGEGVRLVDSNGKKILFTGDGSYEHF from the coding sequence ATGGACGAAGGGCAAAAGCGTCTTGGAGAGAGCGAGTTAATAAGAAAATATTTCGCTCCTCTCTGTCATCCCGAGATGTCTTACGGTCTCAGTGACGATGCTGCCTTTCTGACATTGCCTGACGATCAACAGCTTGTCCTAACAAAGGATATGCTGGTTGCTGACGTTCATTTCTTCGCGGATGATGACCCTCAGCAGATTGCGCAAAAGGCATTGCGCGTCAATCTGTCAGATTTGGCGTCAAAAGGGGCTGAGCCGGTCGGCTATCTGCTTGGCCTTGGCTTGCCTGCTCAGTGGAATGAAGAGTGGCTCGCCCGATTTTGCTCCGGCCTGAAGCTCGATCAGGATTGCTTTTCTTTTCCGCTTATTGGCGGAGACACTGTAAAAAGCCCAGAGCGATTGACCATCTCTATTACTGCCTTTGGTCGGGTGCCCAGAGGAACAACCATTCTGCGCAAGAATGCGCGACCCCATGATGATGTGTATGTAACCGGCACCATTGGCGACGGCGCCTTGGGATTGCTGGTGCGTCGTGAGCCCGAGCGATATGGCGCCTTGCTCTATAGCGGTGACCGGGAATTCCTTCTCTCGCGATTTCTGCTGCCGCAACCGAGATTGCAAATGCGTCAACTCATCAGGCAATTTGCTACGGCTTCCATGGATATTTCTGACGGCTTGCTTGGGGATGCTAGAAAGATGGCGGCGGCGTCCGGAACGTCGATTTGCCTGGAGGATGATGCGATACCACTTTCTGACGCTGCGCTTCAAATGCTTGAAGCGACCGGTCTTTCAAGGGAAATCGCTTTGGGTGGTGGGGACGATTACGAGCTGTTGTTTTGTGCAGCCCCCAAGGACCACAGCGCCATAATGGAATTGGCGCAGGAGCTGAATTTAAGGCTGACGAAAGTGGGTGGTATCAGTGAAGGCGAGGGGGTTCGGCTTGTTGATTCAAATGGCAAGAAAATCCTGTTTACAGGCGATGGCTCATATGAGCATTTTTAG
- a CDS encoding outer membrane protein assembly factor BamE encodes MKKIVSPVRAAGLAACLSTTLLSGCFTDTTTVHGFVPSDYTLDQITEGSSREQVLLTLGTPSTTADFGGEVFYYISQTRKQPVAFMRSYPVDQTVVAVYFDDEQRVARTARYGLKDGKLFDYSHQVTPTGGRDTQFLSRLVEGIGANPFGT; translated from the coding sequence ATGAAAAAAATTGTTTCTCCTGTCAGAGCTGCGGGACTGGCTGCTTGCCTTAGCACGACCTTGCTATCGGGCTGTTTTACTGACACGACCACAGTTCATGGCTTCGTTCCGTCTGACTATACCCTTGATCAAATCACCGAGGGGTCCAGCCGCGAACAGGTTCTGCTGACGCTCGGCACGCCTTCCACGACCGCAGATTTTGGTGGTGAAGTATTCTATTACATCTCCCAAACTCGCAAACAGCCCGTCGCTTTCATGCGATCCTACCCAGTCGACCAGACGGTGGTAGCGGTTTATTTTGACGATGAACAGCGTGTTGCGCGCACCGCGCGCTATGGGCTGAAAGACGGCAAGCTGTTTGATTACTCGCATCAGGTCACGCCAACTGGCGGTAGGGACACCCAGTTCCTCAGCCGCCTTGTTGAAGGTATCGGCGCAAATCCGTTCGGCACCTAG
- a CDS encoding FAD-binding oxidoreductase — protein sequence MAEKISITTPIQFSDPMPETTDVVVIGGGVLGIFSALYLARAGKKVCVLEKGRIACEQTSRNWGWIRQHERDEAEVPVAMEAMHLWKEADAQVDGATGYVTTPINYLASSQKELEGLEDWMAIAEKYGVNSVRLSRQQISDLFGGVSNSQWVGGTSTLDDGRAEPWEAVPAIAKLAQQEGVSIIENCAARSLEIAAGKVAGVHSENGLIKCDHVILAAGAWSLLFARNHGISFPQLSVNLTAMQTAPMKNFTDHNSADEDFALRRRRDGGYTLAVCDGNDFFIGPDAFRNFFKYIPLLKESWDHTFLNPMAPRDFPDAWTTKRKWSPDQITPFERSRVLEPAPNMKYVAKAILAFEKRFPSMGSPKILEAWAGMVDAMPDVVPLIDHIESVPGLVVATGFSGHGFGIGPGAAMIVRDLVMGDKPKHDISRFRFSRFTDGSPLVLGPAL from the coding sequence ATGGCCGAGAAAATCAGCATCACCACTCCAATCCAGTTCTCAGATCCCATGCCAGAAACTACCGATGTGGTGGTCATCGGTGGTGGGGTTTTAGGCATTTTTTCAGCACTTTATCTCGCTCGGGCAGGCAAAAAAGTTTGCGTGCTGGAGAAGGGGCGCATTGCTTGTGAGCAGACCTCCAGGAACTGGGGCTGGATTCGTCAGCACGAACGGGACGAAGCCGAAGTTCCCGTTGCAATGGAAGCCATGCACCTCTGGAAAGAGGCTGATGCGCAGGTTGATGGTGCGACGGGCTACGTTACCACACCCATCAACTATTTGGCATCAAGCCAGAAAGAGTTGGAAGGCCTCGAAGACTGGATGGCGATCGCCGAGAAATACGGGGTGAACTCCGTCCGGCTCAGTCGTCAGCAAATTTCTGACCTCTTCGGTGGGGTTTCAAACAGTCAATGGGTTGGAGGCACCTCAACGCTTGATGATGGGCGCGCCGAGCCTTGGGAAGCAGTTCCTGCGATTGCGAAACTGGCCCAACAAGAGGGTGTTAGCATCATCGAAAATTGTGCGGCCCGTTCACTAGAGATTGCGGCAGGCAAAGTAGCCGGCGTGCATAGTGAAAACGGCTTGATCAAATGCGATCATGTGATTTTGGCCGCCGGTGCCTGGTCTTTGTTGTTTGCCAGAAATCACGGAATTTCGTTTCCGCAATTATCCGTCAACCTGACGGCGATGCAAACTGCCCCAATGAAAAATTTCACCGATCACAACAGCGCCGATGAAGATTTCGCCTTGAGAAGGCGGCGCGATGGCGGCTATACGCTTGCGGTTTGCGATGGCAATGACTTCTTTATTGGACCTGACGCATTCCGCAATTTCTTCAAATATATTCCTTTGCTCAAGGAAAGCTGGGACCACACCTTCCTTAACCCCATGGCTCCGAGGGATTTCCCCGATGCATGGACGACTAAACGGAAATGGTCGCCAGATCAGATAACGCCATTTGAGCGCAGCCGTGTTCTGGAGCCTGCTCCGAATATGAAATATGTCGCCAAAGCGATTCTGGCTTTTGAGAAGCGATTCCCTTCCATGGGGTCACCAAAGATATTGGAAGCATGGGCCGGAATGGTCGACGCTATGCCCGATGTTGTGCCGCTGATTGACCATATTGAAAGCGTGCCGGGTCTCGTCGTGGCAACCGGCTTCAGCGGGCATGGCTTCGGTATAGGGCCGGGGGCAGCCATGATCGTTAGGGATCTTGTGATGGGTGACAAACCGAAACATGACATTTCCCGATTTAGATTTTCCCGCTTCACCGATGGGTCACCTCTGGTGCTAGGGCCGGCTTTGTAG
- a CDS encoding ubiquinol-cytochrome C chaperone family protein yields the protein MFNLFQKKSRKEDIADELYRQIVAAARQTEFYLSYSVEDSVTGRFEMIVLHAYMFFRRMKDETDEARQISQLVFDRFFQDMDDSLREQGVGDLSVPKKIKKMAQSFYGHTEAYDQARGEGKDALAIALLRNIYGNEQSKRTEAAGLADYVTLCDEKLKLQSAEDFGKGKLQFPKISPFQAS from the coding sequence ATGTTCAACCTGTTTCAGAAAAAATCCCGCAAGGAAGACATTGCCGACGAACTCTATCGGCAAATCGTGGCAGCGGCGAGGCAAACAGAATTCTATCTTAGCTATTCTGTAGAAGATTCCGTTACCGGGCGATTTGAGATGATTGTGCTTCATGCCTACATGTTCTTCAGGCGAATGAAAGATGAAACAGATGAAGCGCGGCAGATAAGCCAATTGGTTTTTGATCGATTCTTCCAGGACATGGATGACTCCTTGCGTGAACAAGGGGTAGGAGATCTGTCTGTGCCCAAGAAAATTAAAAAAATGGCGCAGTCCTTCTATGGTCACACAGAAGCCTATGATCAGGCTAGGGGTGAGGGGAAGGACGCACTTGCAATCGCTCTTTTGCGCAACATATATGGCAATGAACAGTCAAAACGCACCGAAGCTGCCGGATTGGCGGATTATGTCACCCTGTGTGATGAGAAATTAAAATTGCAGTCCGCAGAAGATTTCGGTAAAGGAAAGCTGCAATTTCCCAAGATCTCTCCATTTCAAGCTTCCTGA
- the nusB gene encoding transcription antitermination factor NusB has translation MSEQEKAVRTANKRGSARLGAVQALYQMDVGGTPLIEVLQEFELYRLGKEIDDELYLPADYAYFRAIVSGVVKEQRSLDPLINSTLEKGWPLARIDQTMRAILRCGLYEIMFRKDVPAAVVLSEYIDVAKAFFEGDEPRMVNGVLDALARSIRPDEVKSRG, from the coding sequence ATGAGTGAACAGGAAAAAGCTGTCCGCACCGCAAACAAGCGAGGGTCTGCAAGACTGGGGGCCGTTCAGGCCCTCTACCAAATGGACGTCGGAGGCACGCCTCTCATCGAAGTGTTGCAGGAATTCGAACTCTATCGTTTGGGTAAAGAGATCGATGATGAGCTTTATCTGCCTGCGGACTATGCCTATTTCAGAGCGATTGTGAGCGGCGTCGTCAAAGAACAAAGATCCTTAGACCCGCTGATTAACAGCACGCTGGAAAAAGGCTGGCCACTTGCTCGCATTGATCAGACCATGCGTGCGATTCTTCGTTGTGGTCTTTATGAAATCATGTTCCGGAAAGACGTTCCTGCCGCGGTTGTTCTGTCTGAATATATCGATGTTGCAAAAGCCTTTTTCGAGGGCGACGAACCTCGCATGGTCAATGGCGTTCTTGACGCATTGGCGCGCAGCATTCGCCCTGATGAAGTAAAAAGCCGGGGTTGA